The Chitinophaga parva genomic sequence GTTGATCACGTCATCAATGTAGGTGCGGGTCTGTGCTTTGGTCAGCACGCCTGCCACATCGGGCTGTTGATAATAACCGGTGTAGAACAGGAACACACGGCCCAGCAGGGCTTCTGCGGCCCACTTGGTCACGCGGCCGTATTCACTGGTGGGGATGGCGCTGTAGGATACGGGTTTCAGGTCTGCTGCTGCTGCTTCCAGGTCTTCCACGATGAACTTATATACATCAGCCGGTGCAGCTTGTTTCATCTGCAATTCTGCAGGTGCCAGTGGATGGTCTACCAGCGGTACATTGCCAAACATGCGCACCAGGTCAAAATAGAAGTACGCGCGTAGGAAGCGGGCCTCTGCACGGTAGCGTACTTTCAGCGTACTGTCTGCACCCCAGTCTATATCATTCAGGTGCGCCAGTAAAATGTTGGCGCGGTAAATGCCTGTGTAGTAGCGGGTCCAGGCGCCTTCATTCAGGTTCACATCATTCTCCACGCGGTCCCACCGCTTCCAGGGCAGGTCACTTTCACCGCCGCCGCCAAAGCAGTTATCACTGGCTATCTCAGATACGAGGGTAATATTATCGTAGTCACCATACTGCAGGCCGTCATACGCCGCGGTAAGGGCTTCCATACCGTCTGCCGGTGTTTTGTAAAAGTTCTCAATGGTCTTTTTATCCACCGGACCTTTGTCCAGGAAACTTTTGCTGCAGGAGGCCAAGAGGAAAAGGCCTGCCGCTGCTATGATGAATTTTTTCATGGAATACATTTTTAGAATTTAACATTCAGGCCCACCAGCAATGATTTGGGTTGCGGGTAAGCGCCCAGGTCCACGCCAGATGACCAGCTGTCCGGTCCATAGCCAATTTCAGGGTCCATGCCCTTGTACTGCGTAAAGGTGTACAGGTTGAGGCCAGATATGTACAGGCGGCATTGCTGCATGGGCATGTGGGGAAACAGTGTCTTGAAATCATACCCCAGGTTAATGCTCTTGATGCGGAGGAAAGATGCCTTGTGCACAAAGAGATCGGAAGAGCGGGTCATGTTCAGGTTCTTGTCATCGCCCAGGGTCATGCGGGGCAGGCGGTTAGAGGTGCCTTCACCGGTCCAGCGGCCCAGGATCTCCGTAGTGTAGTTGCTCACGGGGCGGGAGTAATCGCGGATGCCATCATACACATCCTGGCCCTGGTTGCCGTAGAAGAACAGGCTCAGGTCCACGCCTTTGTAGTTCACCCCTGCATTGATGCCGTACGTGAATTTGGGAAAGGGGTTGCCGATCTGTGTTTTATCATTGCTGTCGATGATGCCATCCCCATTGAGGTCTACAAAACGCACATCACCCGGCAGCGCATTGGGCTGTATGAGGCCATTCTTGCCGGTGTAAGCGCTTACTTCTTTTTCATTCTGGAAAATGCCGTTGGTCTTCAGGCCATAGAAATAACCAATGGGGTGGCCCACCTGCGCGCGGTAGTATTCGTCACCACCCACGTAGTTGGTACCGGTCTGCCCCTGGATCACTTTACCTGTGTTGGGGATGTCTATTACCTGGTTACGGTTAATGCCGATGTTGCCATTCACGCGCCAGTGCAGCTGGTGGTCATTGTTTTCATAACCCACCATTACTTCTACCCCGCGGTTGCGCACAGAGCCGCCGTTCACCAGGGGTGCAGAAGTACCGGCTATCACCGGTACGGGCGGTTGTATGATCCAGTCTTTCGTGGTCTTGTTATAAAATTCCACGGTGAAGGTGAAGGCGCGGAACAGTTGTCCGTCAATGCCAATGTTTGCCTGTTCGGATGTTTCCCATTTCAGGTCCGGGTTGGGGATCTGGTTGGGAGAGGTGCCTACATATTTGCTCTCATCACTGCCAAAATAATAGTCCTGGTAGTTGGAAGAAACGGTGGCCAGGTAAGCCCAGTTGAGCAAGGGCAGGTTACCGTTCTGGCCCCATCCGGCACGCACTTTCAGGAAGTCCAGCCCGTGTATGCGTTTGGCAAATTCTTCATTGCTCACCACCCAGCCCGCGGAAACGGAGGGGAAGTAACCAAAGCGGTTGTTAGGCCCGAACATGCTGGAGCCATCCGCGCGGAACACCGCCGTTACCAGGTATTTTTCTGCATAATTGTAACCAATACGGCCAAAGTAAGAGAGCAGCGACATCTGGTTATGACTGCCGTATACCTGCTTGGTGTCTTCATTGGTGCCGTTGTTGATCACCGCATGGTCCTGGTCTGCAATGATGAGGTCTTCCTTATAACCATTCACATAAAAAGTATCTGCCTGCAGTGAGCTCATGCCCGCCAGCACATTGAATCTGTGCTTGCCAAAGCTGTGTTCATACGCCACGGTGTTGTCCCAGTTCCAGGTAGCTACGCGCTGCATGCCCATGGTGGCGCGGGTGTGGTTGTTCACCACGTTGGTAGACAGGTTGTAAGTGGGCAGGTAGTTGTTGTAGTTATAGTAACTGAGGTCAAGGCCAAAGTCGCTGCGGATGGTCAAACCCTTGATGGGCTGGGCCTGCAGGTACACGTTGCCAATGAGGCGGTCTGTCTTTGCCTTGTTATTATTCTGGTAGCGCATGAGGGCAATGGGATTGGTCTCATCCGGGTTCCAGGTGGATTTTGCAAAGTTGCCGGCGGAGTCATACACCGGGAAGAGGGGGCTTGTGTTCACAATGCCACGTATCGTGTTTGCATAGATATTGCCCACACCTACGCCGCTTTTGTTAGACAGGGAATAGGTGAAGTTCTCGCCGAATTTCACAATGTCCTTGTACATGTCATGCTCGGAGTTGAAGCGCACATTCAGGCGGTCGTATACAGACTGGCCTTTGAAGCCGATCACCCCTTCCTGTTTCATGTAAGAAATGGAAGAAGCGTATACAGACTTGTCATTGCCACCGGTTACATTGATGGCGTGGCTTTGAATGGGAGCGTTCTTGTTGTACATGGCTTCCTGCCAGTCCGTACCCTTGCCGGCGCTGTTCACCTGGTCCAGCGTAAAGTAGGGGCCACGGCCGGAGTTGATGCCGGCTTCGTTCATGATCACTTCATATTCATGGGCATCGAGGAGTGGTAGCTTGCGCGATGGATTTTGTACGCCGTAGAAGCCATCATATCCCAGGCTGATGATACCGCGCTTTCCTTTCTTGGTGGTCACGAAGATGATACCGTTTGCCGCGCGGGCGCCGTAAATGGCCGTGGAGGCAGCATCTTTGGCTACGTCCATGCTGGCAATGTCTGCGGCATTGAGGTAGCTGATATCATAGGTGGGCACACCATCCACGATGTAAAGCGGGTTGGCATTCCCAATGGTGCCTGTACCGCGGATGCGCACTTTCATCGGCTCACCTGGTTGTGCGGAGGTAGGCGTTACCTGTATGCCGGGTGTTTGCCCCTGCAGGGCTTCGTCTACCCGCAGGTTGTGCTGCTGGTCTATGGAGGCGCTGGCCACATGGTCAATAGCGCCGGTGTTGAGTTTTTTCCGTTCGGTGCCGTAACCTACTACCAGTACTTCATCCAGGCCGGTAGCCGCTTCCGCCATGCTGATCTGCAAGGTGGTTTGGTTATGTACGGTAATGGTTTGTCGCTGGTATCCCATCAGCGTGATCACAAGTACGTCGTTGTCATTTACACGGAT encodes the following:
- a CDS encoding SusC/RagA family TonB-linked outer membrane protein yields the protein MNHYYHSHPTRRLYRTGLLWPCVALLMATPAIAASPRPQPASVYAMAPAHELHGTVTGAKDNAPLPGVSIQVQGTNRGTVTGADGRFTIRVNDNDVLVITLMGYQRQTITVHNQTTLQISMAEAATGLDEVLVVGYGTERKKLNTGAIDHVASASIDQQHNLRVDEALQGQTPGIQVTPTSAQPGEPMKVRIRGTGTIGNANPLYIVDGVPTYDISYLNAADIASMDVAKDAASTAIYGARAANGIIFVTTKKGKRGIISLGYDGFYGVQNPSRKLPLLDAHEYEVIMNEAGINSGRGPYFTLDQVNSAGKGTDWQEAMYNKNAPIQSHAINVTGGNDKSVYASSISYMKQEGVIGFKGQSVYDRLNVRFNSEHDMYKDIVKFGENFTYSLSNKSGVGVGNIYANTIRGIVNTSPLFPVYDSAGNFAKSTWNPDETNPIALMRYQNNNKAKTDRLIGNVYLQAQPIKGLTIRSDFGLDLSYYNYNNYLPTYNLSTNVVNNHTRATMGMQRVATWNWDNTVAYEHSFGKHRFNVLAGMSSLQADTFYVNGYKEDLIIADQDHAVINNGTNEDTKQVYGSHNQMSLLSYFGRIGYNYAEKYLVTAVFRADGSSMFGPNNRFGYFPSVSAGWVVSNEEFAKRIHGLDFLKVRAGWGQNGNLPLLNWAYLATVSSNYQDYYFGSDESKYVGTSPNQIPNPDLKWETSEQANIGIDGQLFRAFTFTVEFYNKTTKDWIIQPPVPVIAGTSAPLVNGGSVRNRGVEVMVGYENNDHQLHWRVNGNIGINRNQVIDIPNTGKVIQGQTGTNYVGGDEYYRAQVGHPIGYFYGLKTNGIFQNEKEVSAYTGKNGLIQPNALPGDVRFVDLNGDGIIDSNDKTQIGNPFPKFTYGINAGVNYKGVDLSLFFYGNQGQDVYDGIRDYSRPVSNYTTEILGRWTGEGTSNRLPRMTLGDDKNLNMTRSSDLFVHKASFLRIKSINLGYDFKTLFPHMPMQQCRLYISGLNLYTFTQYKGMDPEIGYGPDSWSSGVDLGAYPQPKSLLVGLNVKF